A genomic stretch from Cryomorphaceae bacterium 1068 includes:
- the map gene encoding type I methionyl aminopeptidase codes for MVHLKNTEEIELMRASAQIVSRTLGLMAEKIGPGVTPLELDKIAHEYINDQGAVPGFLGFGGFPNTLCISVNEAVVHGIPNERAFEEGDIVSIDCGAIKNNFYGDHAYTFAIGKVGKEIEQLLRVTKESLYLGIDQMRTGMRIGDIGFAIQNHAEQNGYGVVRELVGHGLGRTMHEDPQVPNYGRRGRGKRIIDGMVLAVEPMINLGTKDVMMLDDDWTIVSADKMYSAHFEHDIAVVNGTPDILSTFDYVEEALEKRGLNAMRMNLDTVKAQV; via the coding sequence ATGGTTCACTTAAAGAATACTGAAGAAATTGAATTGATGCGAGCGAGTGCTCAAATCGTATCGCGCACATTGGGTCTTATGGCTGAAAAGATAGGCCCCGGTGTTACTCCACTCGAATTGGATAAGATTGCTCACGAATACATCAATGATCAAGGAGCAGTTCCCGGATTCCTAGGATTTGGAGGCTTTCCTAATACTCTTTGTATATCAGTGAATGAAGCTGTCGTACACGGCATACCAAATGAGCGTGCATTTGAAGAAGGTGATATAGTGTCAATAGATTGCGGCGCCATCAAAAATAATTTTTATGGAGATCATGCATATACATTTGCCATAGGCAAAGTGGGTAAGGAAATAGAGCAACTATTGAGGGTGACCAAAGAGTCACTCTACCTCGGAATAGATCAGATGCGAACAGGTATGCGAATCGGAGATATCGGGTTTGCCATTCAAAATCATGCTGAGCAAAATGGCTATGGCGTGGTTAGAGAGTTGGTTGGACACGGCTTGGGTAGAACAATGCATGAAGACCCTCAGGTGCCCAATTACGGCAGACGCGGCCGAGGAAAACGAATTATTGACGGAATGGTCTTAGCGGTAGAGCCGATGATCAATCTTGGAACAAAAGATGTGATGATGCTGGATGACGATTGGACCATAGTTTCTGCAGACAAGATGTATTCAGCTCATTTTGAGCATGACATCGCAGTGGTAAATGGCACTCCTGATATTTTATCCACATTCGAT
- a CDS encoding OmpA family protein, with the protein MHRKRHFIFFLFALCSSFLFAQEDDSQPMSCMNAQEILFPLGQNDFSKSEILMNEATINALYYLYEDRYTFWYKFIATEDLTIDFSVSPTNQDDRYRAILFKYGGKDFCDKLVNENLQPQRVQRIPIFSDDGEILYKNTVEAAKGDTFYVSVLSLNADDCGHYLYIESAEEKFSFHAIHQPCYDFDQLRQPDFSTKKEVQEDVSLVLPMDTEVPFEPEPEVGFSALETIEVESEDDEFISVGDRLILNQVFFYNNTYAFKPGATDELDQLVDFLEMNATVEVEIQGHTANNTEDIRPDPNFKGQGKEWNFKGTALKLSERRAEAVMEYLIGKGISKKRLIAKGYGDSQKRVPDAKTFDEFEKNMRVEAVVTKQ; encoded by the coding sequence ATGCATCGAAAAAGACACTTCATCTTCTTTCTATTCGCTTTGTGCTCCTCATTTCTGTTTGCACAGGAAGATGACAGTCAGCCAATGTCATGCATGAATGCACAGGAAATTCTGTTTCCACTTGGGCAGAATGACTTTTCCAAAAGCGAAATACTGATGAACGAAGCCACCATAAATGCGCTTTACTATCTCTATGAGGATCGCTACACTTTCTGGTATAAATTTATCGCTACCGAAGATCTTACCATTGACTTCTCTGTGAGTCCAACCAATCAGGACGACCGCTATAGAGCGATACTTTTTAAATACGGAGGAAAGGATTTTTGCGACAAGCTGGTCAATGAAAACCTTCAGCCCCAAAGGGTTCAGCGGATACCTATCTTCAGTGACGATGGCGAGATACTTTACAAAAATACCGTCGAAGCTGCCAAAGGTGATACCTTTTACGTTTCGGTATTGAGTCTCAATGCTGATGATTGTGGTCACTACCTCTACATAGAGTCAGCGGAAGAAAAGTTCTCGTTTCATGCTATACATCAGCCTTGTTATGATTTCGACCAACTCAGGCAGCCTGATTTCTCAACTAAAAAGGAAGTGCAAGAAGATGTGAGCTTAGTCCTTCCTATGGATACTGAAGTTCCGTTTGAGCCAGAACCTGAAGTTGGTTTTTCTGCACTTGAAACCATCGAAGTTGAAAGCGAAGACGATGAGTTTATTTCTGTTGGAGACCGTCTGATTTTAAATCAAGTATTCTTTTATAACAATACTTACGCATTCAAACCAGGGGCTACTGATGAGCTTGATCAGTTGGTAGATTTCTTAGAAATGAATGCTACCGTAGAAGTAGAGATTCAAGGGCACACGGCAAACAATACAGAAGACATTCGGCCTGACCCCAATTTTAAGGGGCAAGGCAAAGAGTGGAATTTCAAGGGTACTGCATTGAAGCTAAGCGAGCGAAGGGCTGAAGCGGTGATGGAGTACCTGATCGGTAAGGGTATTTCTAAGAAAAGGTTGATAGCAAAGGGCTATGGCGATAGTCAAAAACGCGTTCCAGATGCCAAGACCTTCGATGAGTTTGAGAAAAATATGCGGGTAGAAGCCGTCGTGACCAAACAATGA
- a CDS encoding sulfotransferase domain-containing protein, with the protein MNRTLVHIGMPRTASTFFQKEVFPNLNNFKHIGINQTQYSEAFQRLMYQDESRYNEQSVRESAALQDKGNLIISNELLAGQSLYLVSTNRTRNGMRLKQLFPNAEIILFLRNQADLLESLYSIGVYSGHTAKPHEFIRFDNERSDRSNPLFPTFTSIEQTEQYFYSSLLSLYQGLFEKVHVFLYEDFTTNPSDFIEQFCRELNLELTVDIDFDKKTNSSLSARQLEYLRKTNSLKGILERSGAGKQIFRKNIQAIEHRLGGKKKFQFSPALRKKIKDHFRTDNESLKELLPDTYGSENFAKNYLNEI; encoded by the coding sequence GTGAATCGAACACTTGTACACATAGGAATGCCGCGAACGGCAAGCACCTTTTTTCAGAAGGAGGTTTTTCCCAATTTAAACAACTTCAAACACATTGGCATAAACCAAACACAATACAGCGAGGCTTTTCAGCGATTGATGTACCAAGATGAAAGTCGCTACAATGAACAGTCTGTTCGAGAGAGCGCAGCACTGCAGGACAAAGGTAATTTGATAATCTCTAACGAACTTCTTGCAGGTCAATCGCTCTATCTGGTTTCGACCAATAGGACGCGAAATGGAATGCGTCTGAAACAACTTTTCCCGAATGCAGAGATTATTTTGTTTCTGCGCAATCAGGCTGACCTTTTGGAGTCACTGTATTCCATCGGCGTTTACTCCGGGCACACAGCGAAACCACACGAATTCATTCGCTTTGATAACGAGCGTTCTGATCGATCGAACCCACTTTTTCCGACTTTTACTTCAATAGAACAAACTGAGCAGTATTTCTACTCCTCACTCTTGAGCCTATATCAGGGACTCTTTGAGAAAGTTCATGTTTTTCTCTACGAGGATTTCACCACAAATCCCAGCGATTTCATTGAGCAATTTTGCCGCGAGCTAAATCTTGAATTGACTGTGGACATCGATTTTGACAAAAAGACGAACAGCAGCCTAAGCGCTCGTCAATTGGAGTATCTGCGCAAGACCAATAGCCTAAAAGGAATCTTGGAAAGATCGGGGGCAGGGAAGCAGATTTTCAGAAAGAATATTCAAGCGATTGAGCACCGATTGGGTGGCAAGAAAAAATTTCAGTTTTCTCCTGCACTTCGGAAAAAAATTAAAGATCACTTCCGAACGGATAACGAGTCTCTTAAAGAGCTTCTTCCTGATACGTATGGTTCAGAGAATTTCGCTAAAAACTACTTGAACGAAATCTAG
- a CDS encoding polysaccharide biosynthesis tyrosine autokinase produces MAADNLNKPERIQNDFDLKSFFFRYLKYWFWFPLCLILALVIARYYNWYKNPVYAVTAKLMVKDENVGKDQFLRQLDVETPTKNIENEIEILRSHSLLAKTLNELEFDVSYFLVGDVKVSEAYKDSPFKVDITGLEYSAYGRLFEIEIIDKNRFRFTYPQGDGEKVIEEKFGESFDFGLGTITLIKREIFPSDDLKNPEFDKRHYRIKFNTITANQNKYLSKLSVALARSQSTILQLYLEDEVPQKGLDFLNALITVYLQNDVDLKNKAASRTAEFLDLQLEDITEDLESIEINRENYKAAKGIIDLESESQIVLESIKDLDAKSAINQTKIGLIQQLREYITDNVDVRDLAPSALDINDPLLVKLINKLSELQSQREIVINRSTVNDPNLVPINAEIELTRSSLLENIRNIEKGLQRQQEELESSLKTFTKRIQRIPTTERELLEIERRFRIQESLYLFLLQKRAELAISLAATDSDTRVVDAPRVIPGPISPVPQRAYSIAILLGLMIPVLIIFLVENLNDKINDLAGLKRLTSIPIIGVVRFNQHKSPLVALEKPRSSISEEYRSIRSNLKFFHAEKGPDVVMVTSSIGTEGKTFTAMNLASIMAATGSKVVLIGLDLRKPRIVEDFGIENKIGCSNYLSGNASIDDILVPSGYSENLFIAPSGPPPPNPSELIISDRMPHLIKELSERFDKIIIDTPPVGLVSDGLQISDYANVTVFVVREGVTRKAHLAQANEMFEKGRLKHPTLVFNAAKRKNKSYSYGGAYGYGYGYGYQSDYGNYFDEQEESDSKSKWNPFRRND; encoded by the coding sequence ATGGCAGCAGATAATTTGAATAAGCCCGAAAGAATACAGAATGATTTCGATTTAAAATCTTTCTTTTTCAGGTATCTCAAGTACTGGTTCTGGTTTCCCCTATGCTTGATTCTGGCCTTGGTCATCGCGCGCTACTACAATTGGTACAAGAATCCGGTGTATGCCGTTACCGCGAAGTTGATGGTCAAAGATGAAAATGTTGGGAAGGATCAATTTCTGCGGCAACTAGACGTGGAAACACCGACCAAGAACATCGAGAACGAGATTGAAATACTTCGTTCGCATAGCCTTTTGGCAAAGACCTTGAATGAGTTGGAATTTGATGTTTCTTATTTCTTAGTCGGAGACGTAAAGGTTTCGGAAGCTTACAAGGACAGCCCTTTCAAAGTGGACATTACAGGACTGGAATATTCAGCATACGGCAGACTTTTTGAAATTGAAATAATCGATAAAAATAGATTTCGATTTACCTATCCGCAAGGCGATGGTGAAAAGGTAATCGAAGAGAAATTCGGGGAGTCATTCGATTTTGGCTTGGGTACCATTACACTAATCAAAAGAGAGATTTTTCCTTCGGACGATCTGAAGAATCCGGAGTTTGATAAGCGTCATTACAGAATCAAGTTCAACACAATAACCGCCAATCAAAACAAGTATCTATCGAAGCTTTCTGTAGCATTGGCGCGCTCTCAGAGCACTATTCTTCAACTTTATCTCGAAGATGAGGTCCCACAAAAGGGATTGGATTTCTTGAATGCCTTGATTACCGTCTATCTTCAAAACGATGTAGATTTAAAGAATAAGGCTGCATCAAGAACAGCCGAATTCCTCGATCTGCAGCTTGAAGATATTACCGAAGATTTAGAAAGCATCGAAATCAATCGCGAGAACTATAAAGCCGCTAAGGGAATTATAGACTTGGAGTCTGAGTCGCAAATCGTGCTGGAGAGCATCAAAGATTTAGATGCCAAAAGTGCCATCAATCAAACCAAAATCGGTTTAATTCAGCAACTAAGAGAGTACATTACTGACAATGTGGATGTTCGAGACCTAGCCCCCTCGGCGCTGGATATAAATGATCCATTGCTGGTGAAGCTGATCAACAAACTGAGCGAACTTCAAAGTCAGCGGGAGATTGTCATCAATCGCAGTACGGTAAATGATCCCAACCTGGTTCCCATCAATGCCGAAATAGAGCTCACCCGCTCATCTCTTCTGGAGAACATTCGAAACATTGAGAAGGGTCTGCAACGTCAGCAAGAAGAGCTGGAATCTTCCCTAAAAACATTTACCAAGAGAATTCAACGAATTCCAACTACAGAGCGGGAGCTCTTGGAGATTGAACGCCGATTCAGAATTCAAGAAAGCTTATACTTATTTCTTTTACAGAAAAGAGCAGAATTGGCCATATCTCTGGCCGCTACTGATAGCGATACGAGAGTTGTTGATGCCCCTCGAGTAATTCCAGGGCCAATATCGCCTGTACCTCAGCGCGCCTATTCCATTGCCATTTTACTCGGCTTAATGATTCCTGTTCTTATTATTTTTTTGGTCGAAAACTTAAACGATAAGATCAATGATTTGGCCGGTCTGAAGCGACTGACATCTATTCCGATTATAGGAGTGGTCAGATTTAATCAGCACAAATCTCCTCTCGTAGCTTTAGAAAAACCACGCTCGAGTATTTCAGAAGAGTACAGAAGCATCAGGTCAAATCTCAAATTCTTTCATGCTGAAAAAGGTCCTGACGTGGTCATGGTTACCTCCTCGATTGGTACTGAAGGAAAGACCTTTACGGCTATGAATTTGGCCTCCATTATGGCCGCCACAGGTTCTAAGGTGGTTCTCATCGGGCTTGATCTGCGCAAGCCAAGAATAGTGGAAGACTTTGGTATTGAGAATAAAATTGGCTGCAGTAATTACTTAAGTGGAAATGCATCAATCGACGATATTTTAGTTCCTTCGGGCTATTCTGAGAATTTGTTCATCGCGCCCTCCGGCCCGCCACCACCAAATCCATCTGAGCTGATTATATCAGATCGTATGCCACACCTCATTAAAGAATTGAGTGAGCGGTTTGATAAGATTATTATCGATACTCCTCCCGTAGGATTGGTTTCAGACGGATTGCAAATCAGCGATTATGCGAATGTAACGGTCTTTGTGGTCCGCGAAGGGGTTACGCGAAAAGCTCATTTGGCTCAAGCCAATGAAATGTTTGAGAAGGGCCGATTGAAGCACCCAACTCTCGTTTTCAATGCAGCTAAACGCAAGAATAAATCATATTCCTACGGTGGGGCCTATGGTTACGGTTATGGCTACGGCTACCAAAGCGATTACGGCAACTATTTTGACGAGCAGGAAGAGAGTGACTCCAAGTCAAAGTGGAATCCATTCCGTCGCAATGATTAA
- a CDS encoding hydrolase has product MISEDSLTIAVDFDGTIVEHKYPEIGDEMLFAFDTLRALQKKGHRLILWTFRGGKYLDDAVKYCSSQGITFYAVNKSYPEEVLEQGISRKINADIFIDDRNVGGFPGWGDVYQILHPNDGEFNHQLKNAEAHHNFKSKKGGIKSLFRSWFT; this is encoded by the coding sequence ATGATTTCAGAAGACTCGTTAACAATTGCAGTGGATTTCGACGGCACTATCGTTGAGCATAAGTATCCCGAAATAGGAGATGAAATGTTATTTGCATTTGATACGCTGAGGGCATTGCAAAAAAAAGGACACCGTTTGATCCTCTGGACGTTTAGAGGTGGAAAATACTTGGACGATGCTGTAAAATATTGCTCAAGTCAAGGAATCACTTTTTATGCGGTAAATAAAAGTTATCCCGAAGAAGTCTTAGAACAAGGAATCAGCCGAAAGATCAATGCAGATATCTTCATCGATGACCGAAATGTGGGAGGTTTCCCCGGTTGGGGAGATGTCTACCAAATACTGCATCCCAATGACGGCGAGTTCAATCATCAACTAAAAAATGCTGAAGCTCACCACAATTTTAAATCAAAAAAAGGCGGAATTAAATCCTTATTCAGGTCATGGTTCACTTAA
- a CDS encoding class I SAM-dependent methyltransferase, whose protein sequence is MMKKEPIRVVLESLTHPVYKLYSSSKRSWEYHGMDLVVLPGIFHPGWFVTSVMLLEQLEGLDLSGKRILEMGCGAGVLACRAVQLGAQGFASDITSLACENAAQNTFRNELDVEVIQSDIFDQMSENQQFDYIFVNPPFKPDYPESQDDFAFCCGEGYEYYIALFGSLKKHLTPNGTLVMALAKSCEIDRILEIADFEKISYERILTKRKWSETNYLYSFSCR, encoded by the coding sequence ATGATGAAGAAAGAGCCGATACGAGTCGTTTTAGAATCACTGACTCACCCGGTCTATAAACTTTACTCGAGTTCCAAACGATCTTGGGAGTATCATGGAATGGATCTTGTGGTACTTCCGGGGATATTTCATCCGGGTTGGTTTGTGACATCGGTTATGCTTTTAGAGCAACTGGAGGGGTTGGACTTATCGGGTAAGCGAATCTTAGAAATGGGTTGTGGAGCAGGCGTTTTGGCCTGCAGGGCAGTGCAATTGGGTGCTCAAGGTTTTGCTAGTGATATTACGTCGCTAGCTTGCGAAAATGCTGCGCAAAACACATTCAGAAATGAGCTCGATGTGGAGGTGATCCAAAGCGATATATTCGATCAGATGAGCGAGAACCAGCAATTCGATTATATCTTCGTAAACCCACCTTTCAAGCCCGATTACCCTGAAAGCCAAGATGATTTTGCCTTTTGTTGTGGCGAAGGATATGAATATTACATCGCTCTTTTCGGTAGCTTAAAAAAGCACCTCACTCCAAACGGTACTTTAGTCATGGCTCTAGCCAAGAGTTGTGAGATTGATCGTATTTTGGAAATTGCGGATTTTGAAAAAATCAGTTACGAACGAATTCTCACCAAACGAAAATGGTCGGAGACGAATTATCTCTACAGCTTTAGTTGCCGATAA
- a CDS encoding OmpA family protein, with the protein MSLFKTILSTLLLTLGITNTSQAQLVKDLLENDDAYYNYVSNPGFEETKREYCRWNQNGRNYMEDINAWDSPTETTPDLLSLRVKNTCWANPRKHSKGKQGPRNGDNMAGLKTYGKGGTETFWHEYLSVELDSALVPGQRYYAEFYASKSANSKLASNNLGMFFSDTAVVTRDRMPLFFTPQVNSDKVIKSRWNAWQKVSGVFEVDEEKHYLIIGNFYHDNRTEIQEFEEGEGGAYYYIDDVKVRRAMPGEALSPEPKRSIPPKPKLVLQKAEFVSTKDIKLDSIAYKVGDRVTLENIFFEFDKAELLPESKAELDKLVDILTDYPFLTIEIGGHTDNVGSLEYNKKLSEARAKSVVDYLINEDVNDVRLSYSGYGSEKPLTSNTTDEGRAKNRRVEFVIIGN; encoded by the coding sequence ATGTCTTTATTCAAAACGATTCTCTCTACACTTCTTCTAACCCTCGGTATAACAAATACCAGTCAAGCGCAACTGGTAAAAGACCTTTTAGAAAATGACGATGCATACTACAACTATGTTTCAAATCCCGGTTTTGAAGAAACCAAAAGAGAATATTGCCGATGGAATCAAAATGGTAGAAATTACATGGAGGACATCAATGCATGGGACTCCCCTACTGAAACTACCCCTGACCTATTGAGTTTAAGGGTGAAGAACACGTGCTGGGCAAACCCAAGAAAACACAGCAAAGGAAAACAAGGGCCTCGAAACGGTGATAATATGGCAGGCCTTAAAACCTACGGAAAAGGCGGCACTGAAACATTCTGGCATGAATACCTCAGTGTGGAACTCGATTCTGCTTTGGTTCCCGGACAGCGCTATTATGCTGAGTTTTATGCCAGCAAATCTGCCAATTCAAAGTTGGCCTCGAACAATCTTGGCATGTTCTTCAGCGATACCGCAGTAGTAACTCGAGATAGAATGCCTTTATTTTTCACTCCGCAAGTTAATTCTGATAAAGTGATCAAGTCCAGATGGAATGCATGGCAAAAGGTCTCAGGTGTATTTGAGGTGGACGAAGAAAAGCATTACCTCATCATTGGTAATTTTTACCACGACAACAGAACAGAAATTCAAGAGTTTGAAGAAGGTGAAGGCGGTGCTTACTATTACATTGATGATGTGAAGGTGAGGCGAGCAATGCCTGGCGAAGCATTAAGTCCTGAGCCGAAAAGAAGCATTCCACCCAAACCAAAATTGGTGTTGCAAAAAGCTGAATTCGTTTCGACGAAAGACATCAAGCTAGACAGTATCGCCTATAAAGTCGGAGACAGAGTGACTTTGGAGAATATATTCTTCGAATTCGACAAGGCCGAACTTCTCCCAGAATCAAAAGCAGAGCTTGACAAGCTGGTAGATATCCTTACCGACTACCCCTTTCTTACGATTGAAATAGGAGGACATACAGATAATGTAGGAAGCCTTGAGTATAATAAGAAGCTCAGCGAAGCAAGAGCAAAAAGCGTGGTAGACTATCTCATCAATGAAGATGTGAATGATGTGAGACTCTCTTACAGTGGCTATGGATCTGAGAAACCGCTTACATCAAACACTACTGATGAGGGACGTGCAAAAAACAGAAGAGTGGAATTTGTGATTATCGGCAACTAA
- a CDS encoding MATE family efflux transporter has product MINGLIARIRSTSDFRGKQILKNILWSAGLKGVNALISFIIVPLYLSLLTELSFGIWLTVSAVLQWFNFFDLGIGNGLRNKLAEALAQKDYKLGKIYVSTTYALISGVAVGMFILFFGANFFFDWAQVFEAPPALVNDVRGMVIILFCLFVPQFVAQLIKMVVTADQRPALSNLMNTLVNILQLAGVFLLSEYSMGSLVNLAWVIAGINLFIPLVASAYLFSSRYKELSPSFSHVDLKYSNSLLGLGATFFILQGAALVVFMTDNLIITKVLGPEEVPAYNISYRYFNLALVFFGLVTTPFWSAFTDAFVKEDFGWIKKMLKRLLFLWVVMAVGVVLLILIAPYVYHFWIGDELEIPSALNWCMGAWVILSALLSIFGTFLSGIGKLKVSLFHAVFVMIVNIPLSIWLAQYSMLGSAGVILASTIGASFRLLFQPYQTWLILQKRAKGIWNR; this is encoded by the coding sequence ATGATTAATGGGCTAATCGCTCGAATACGGTCTACTTCTGATTTTAGAGGTAAGCAAATTCTCAAAAATATTTTGTGGTCAGCAGGTCTGAAAGGAGTAAATGCCTTGATCAGCTTTATAATCGTTCCGCTCTACCTAAGCCTGCTTACCGAGCTGAGTTTTGGGATTTGGCTTACGGTTAGCGCAGTTTTGCAGTGGTTCAATTTCTTCGACTTGGGTATAGGAAACGGCTTGAGAAACAAGCTTGCCGAAGCACTAGCTCAAAAGGATTATAAGCTGGGAAAGATATATGTCAGCACAACATATGCCTTAATATCGGGTGTTGCCGTTGGTATGTTCATCTTATTTTTTGGTGCTAATTTCTTTTTTGATTGGGCGCAGGTTTTTGAAGCTCCGCCAGCTCTTGTTAATGATGTTAGGGGAATGGTCATTATTCTCTTTTGCCTTTTCGTTCCTCAGTTTGTCGCTCAATTGATCAAGATGGTTGTTACCGCCGATCAGCGACCCGCCTTGTCCAATCTAATGAACACTTTGGTCAACATCCTCCAGTTGGCAGGTGTATTTTTATTGAGCGAATACAGTATGGGCTCACTAGTAAATTTGGCATGGGTCATCGCAGGTATCAATCTGTTCATTCCGCTGGTAGCGAGTGCCTATCTTTTTTCGAGCCGTTACAAGGAATTGAGCCCTTCTTTTTCTCACGTCGACCTCAAGTATTCCAATTCACTTCTGGGTCTGGGAGCTACGTTCTTTATTCTTCAAGGCGCGGCCCTAGTGGTTTTCATGACCGATAATCTGATTATTACCAAAGTACTCGGTCCCGAGGAAGTTCCTGCCTACAATATTTCTTATCGTTACTTCAATCTCGCTCTTGTCTTTTTTGGCTTGGTTACCACTCCGTTCTGGTCGGCATTTACCGATGCCTTTGTAAAGGAGGATTTCGGATGGATTAAAAAAATGCTCAAGCGATTGCTCTTTCTCTGGGTAGTGATGGCGGTTGGAGTTGTTCTATTGATCCTGATAGCTCCTTATGTCTACCATTTTTGGATTGGTGATGAGTTGGAAATTCCATCTGCCCTCAACTGGTGTATGGGAGCATGGGTAATCCTCTCAGCACTACTCAGCATTTTCGGCACTTTTTTAAGTGGAATTGGAAAATTGAAAGTCTCCCTTTTTCACGCCGTCTTTGTGATGATTGTTAATATTCCGCTCTCCATCTGGTTGGCTCAGTACTCCATGCTGGGCAGTGCAGGAGTAATTCTCGCAAGCACGATTGGCGCCTCGTTCCGATTGTTATTTCAACCCTATCAAACTTGGCTCATTTTGCAAAAACGAGCCAAAGGAATCTGGAACCGCTAG
- a CDS encoding polysaccharide biosynthesis/export family protein — MKKLFYLSLSVFLLASCVSHKQVTYFNDIQDLETGKLNIPDAPAAVLKNGDLVEVQISSISLETNAYFQTDQSSSDDGFGGNLYQIDGSGSIHLPLVGNVEIVGLSKEEARAAIESALLEYVQKPSVNLRIADYKITVLGEVNTPGVYKIPTAEASVLEALGYAGDLTVYGVRENVLLIRDNGIEKSFHRLNLNDSSVLESEHFYLQNNDVIYVQPTKGLTSKDDNIYRILPLVISSLTFVAVIISLNQ; from the coding sequence ATGAAAAAGCTATTCTATCTTTCACTTTCTGTCTTTCTATTGGCCTCTTGCGTCTCGCACAAGCAGGTCACCTATTTCAATGATATCCAAGATCTAGAGACTGGAAAGCTAAATATTCCCGATGCACCGGCTGCCGTTCTTAAAAATGGTGATCTGGTTGAAGTGCAAATATCCAGTATTAGTTTAGAAACGAATGCCTACTTCCAGACCGACCAAAGTTCATCTGATGACGGGTTTGGTGGAAATCTTTACCAAATCGATGGTAGCGGCTCCATTCACCTTCCCTTGGTGGGAAATGTCGAGATTGTAGGCTTATCCAAAGAGGAAGCAAGAGCAGCTATAGAGTCTGCTCTATTGGAATATGTACAAAAACCCAGCGTCAATCTCCGTATAGCAGATTATAAGATTACGGTACTCGGCGAAGTCAACACTCCGGGTGTATACAAGATACCTACGGCAGAAGCTTCAGTGCTTGAAGCTCTTGGATATGCCGGTGATTTGACCGTGTATGGCGTGAGGGAGAACGTTCTCCTGATTCGTGACAACGGCATAGAGAAGAGTTTTCACCGACTGAATTTAAACGATTCGAGCGTTTTGGAAAGTGAGCACTTTTACCTTCAAAATAACGATGTGATTTACGTTCAGCCTACGAAGGGTCTGACATCGAAAGATGATAACATATACCGGATCTTGCCGCTGGTGATCAGTTCTCTCACATTTGTGGCTGTCATTATTAGCTTGAATCAATAA